In the Brettanomyces nanus chromosome 1, complete sequence genome, CAAGGTCACTCATTCGACTGGTCAAGTCAATGAGTTTTGTGGAGAATTTTGGATGGGCACTCTCAAGCATTAGTGAAAAGATGTATGCATAATCTTTCGCAAGTAGTTTATCCAGTTCTACCGTGAGAAGTGCAACGTTTGTCGTTTTTCCGTATGTTTCCAATAAGTAtttcaagagaagatgtAGTTGTTCAAGGAGGTCAAGGAGGTCGTCAGTGCCAGGTTCATCGGCCTTAGATTCTACGAACGAGAGGATATTGCTGAGGTATGAGGCTAGCTCGGATTGTGCCAATTGACACGCCTCCGAATCGTTCTGGCAGATGATCTTGGGTTTGAGTTTTTCAAATTGGAACTCGGAAGTCATGATTGAGAGATAAGtagagaagattctgatGACATAAATGAACCGTGGCTTTTTCGTTTACGAGTATTTAAAGTCTGCCCTCGCGATCTCCGGGGATTTTCATTATGCTTAAAAAAAAGGGACTCAAAAGTCAATcggaaagaagagcataTTCAACACAAAAAACAGCAGAGAAAGGTTTACTTGTAGTCAATCTACAATTGTGTAACTACTGATTACAAAAGCACCAAATTGGAGTCAACCAAAAAGAGGGTAAGCCTTTGCATCTTCTCATAAAAATGAATGTTACCTCTTGGTGTTAAGTGTGCTTTACGAATAATGAGATATAACTTGAGCAAATCAAGACTACAAAAAAATAGGAAGTTTACATTTTATAAACGAAACCGTAAAAGAAGTACACATATTATTATCTGAATATCAGCTTTGATGGTAACTGTGATAATTCAATGATGCGACTAACAATGCAATTACTATCATATCAGATTATCAAAAAACAGGATTCATAGGTACCTTAGAGGAAATAAAAGAGTGAACTCTTCATACAGTATATAATCAATTGGGTGGTCAAACAAACAATTTTAAACGAAGAGTTAGAAGACTAAACGAAATACAAGCGATCAGGTGCGAGCAATCAAGAATACTGCATGATCTTCCGGGATGACAAATTTCTTATCTTGAAGATacgaaagaaaaggaatcACAACAGAAAGTCTCAATTTGAAAACATCCATCATAAAGATTaatatcatcaataaaATTATCTCTGCCCAAAGTTGATAGGTGATATAAACCAGGTCGTCTAAAAAATGAAGTCTGACTGGGTGGCCAAGCTGGTTAAGGCGTGCGACTGTTAATCGCAAGAGCGTGAGTTCAATCCTCACCCTGGTCGgttattttttattttttttttcctcaCACTTATTCATGATACGCTACATTCCAGAGATGGGACGGCATTTCCCGTTAGGGATATACGACAACAGTTGCTTAGGTGAACATGCAGAAAGCACAATGAGCAGTAAACATGCCCAGCAACCTACTTGCTTGGCTATTCAGATCAATAGTTAATGACTATCCAGTGAAaaattctttcaacttggatACGCCATTTAGTTACATGCTCTCTGTTTTAGAGGTATGTAGTATTTGAAGGATGTTTGTAATTCAAGAAGCGTGTTTCAAAAAATTCCTTAGGAACGTAAACAATCAATATGCGCGATGGgtctgaaatttttttttttatttacATTTCCGAGAGTTCGATCTAACCGTAACCGCGGCAGCTGCTTcaagtttggaagaagtaCGCTCCAAAATGGGGGAGACACATAGCTCAATGTGGAAAGATAGAAAACAATTGGGATAAGTCTTCTTGTGGGCTTGACATTCATCGGACTTAAATAACAATCCATGCTTGGAATGCAACCTCTTCGTTGATTGTATCAGAACAAAAGGAACAAAGTGATTCCGTTCCTTCTTATTTGTTTCTTATTTagttttctttcctttttccttttcgtCGTAACTGGCATTTGCATTCAGAAGAGGTGCGCTTTTTTTCGATCACCTGAAATTAAACAAAACCATCAAGACTTGTATTGATTCATTCAGGGTCCTAATATTTCATCATATTTTAATTGTTGATCTTTGCTAACTTCCTGATGAAAATTTAATATTTGATAACAACATTCATTATCCCATGAGTAACAATAAATATTTGAGCACTTTGCAGAGAAGCGCATCGTCAACTACAGATGAGAATATTCACAAGAATCCAAAGAACCCGAAGAGCGTGAGGTCAAACAGCATGTCCCATTCTCGTGCTGGAAGAAAGGCCTTAGGACTGATTTCTATGAGCAATATTAATGCAAACCAACATAGGGTGCCAACTGACATTGAGGGGCTGCATGAGTATATCCAGGAGCGAAGAAGACAGAAGACAAAGGGACAAAAGAATGAGGcggaagcagaagcagaagcagaaacggaaacagaaacagaagcagaagcagatacagaagcagaaacagaaatAGAAACTGGAGCAGACTCGGAACCTCagatggagatggagaCCCATATCCAAACACAAACACAAAGACAAGCACAGACACAGACACAGACACGGACACAGCTGtacaacaacaataagTATAGATCACAAAGCTCATTGAAAAGCTTATCAAGCGGACCGTTTGTTGAGAAGACAACGGCAATTGCAGATCACCGTAGACTACATGTTTATCAGGACGCAAAAGAATATAAGGaaggaaaggaagaagaagcacaagaagaagatacacAAACAGCGACGTCCACAAtcagcagtagcagcagtGATAGGGCATCTGCTGAAGTGGAGGGAAAGTCACCGATGACTCCAATATGGAGCTCAAAGATTCAACAGGATCTTGAATCTGCCGTCTATAAGTATTACAGACCAGACCCAGATCCGGAGGACGAAGACACCTGGGATGTATCAATGGTTGCAGAGTATGCACCCGAAATTTTCAATCATCTCCGAGATGTGGAGTCAAAGTACATGCCGAATGCGTACTACATTCCTCGTGTTCAAACCGATATTACTTGGGAAAACAGGTCTACTTTAATCAACTGGATAGTGCAGGTGCACTCACGGTTTAACCTACTTCCAGAAACATTATATCTAACTGTCAATCTCATCGACAGGTTCCTGAGTAAGTGTGCTATCTCCCTCAGCAAGTTCCAATTATGTGGGGCAGTAGCACTTTTTATCGCAGCAAAGTACGAGGAGATTAACTGCCCAACGGTGAAACAGATGGCATACATGGTTTCGAATGAATATTCGACGGGAGAACTATTAAAAGCGGAAAAATTTATGATTACCAAATTGGATTTTGATATGGGATTTCCTGGACCAATGTCATTTCTCAGAAGAACTTCGAAAGCTGACAATTATGACTCGGAAATAAGAACCTTGGCCAAGTATTTCCTGGAGATAACTATAATGGATTCCAGGTTTGTAGCCGCTCCTCCTAGTTGGCTGGCTGCCGGTGCCAGTTACCTTTCGCTGAAGATGCTTCACCAGGGAAAGTGGACGGATGCGCATGCATATTATAGTGGCTATTCCGAGGAACAATTGATACCTATTGCAGAAGTGTTAGTGGAATGTTGCTTAAGTTGCAAGACTCATCATAAGGCCATTTTTAACAAGTATTCCGAAAGAAGGTTCAAAAGAAGTGCTTTGTTTGTACAGGATTATCTCAAACGAGAGCCAGAATACGGGGATGAATGAACGACTAAACGACCGAGTAGAGGTAGTGATTATGCATTAATTAAGTAGATCGAAAAATCAAAACTTGAAAAGTCTAGAAGTAATCAAGGCGGTGTACAGAAAAGTACATTACCTCCCCGCTAAAAAAAAGTTACGACAAAGTCTCCAATTGCACTGCTTGccactctcttttctcccTGTATAACTAACGATGTCCTTCAGACTTGCTTACAATGCTCTAAGAGTTGTAACGAGACCTTCTATGGTCAGAATTGGAGTCATTACCTCCTTTAAATTGACTGCTTCCAGAGCTATGGCTTCACATGGTCAGCGCCTCTTCTCTATCAGTTCGATCAGAGCCAATAAGCCATCTGAAGATCTTTCCAAGGTGTTGCACTCGGAATTGGATTTCGAAAAAAAAGATAGCTTTGGATTGGACGAGACATACAAGACTTACCTTCAACAGTCAGGCTTTGAAATTGTCAACAGAGATAAGAAGGTTTTAGCTGAACTTGTCAAGAAGAACGGTTTGGAGACCATTCACGTGTACTTTGATGTGTTGAGAATCACCCAGGCCTCTTATGACTTGAGACAATTCCAAGAGGAGATGCAGAACCAGGAGGATCTTATGAACAGTCCGGAGTTCGAGGACTTGGCCTTCAGCGACGTCAATGTTgtcattgagaagaatggaaagGCTGTTGGCTTTGACCTATCGTTATCCCTGGTTAACAATGATTTTGCCGTCACTGCTATAACCAACTTCGAGAGTTCCGAAGTGGCACTTAGTGACTCTCCCGAAGCTGCCAACGCCAGAGACCTTGCATATTCTGGTCCAGCTTTCAATAATTTGGCGGATGAGTTACAAGAGTCTATTGAACAGTTCCTGGTCTCTAGAGGTATTGATAACCAATTGGGTGAATTCATTCTTGCCTACGCCAGCGTCAAAGAGAACACCGAGTACATCTCGTGGCTCAAAGACATGGAAGATTTTTTCCTTTAATTACATGTATATACTTTACCATACTTATAAATAAACTCGGCAACAAGTTTGCTTGACTTACACCAGAATCCTTTCAAATCCGTGCTACCTTCCTAATCTGTAAAAACTTTAAAGTGAAAGACTTTTCGCAGTCACAGACGAAAAATATTTTCTCGGGGTGTGCGGGTGGGAGGAGacagagattgaagaaaaatcaaaaacTAGACATTgtgaaaattgaaaattcgAGGAAAAGTTAACAACATCGAAACGACCTTAGTGTTCtacagaaaagaataaaataGTAATACAATATGAGTGAAACATTAGTCTCTTACGCTGCATTGCTTCTTGCTGACGCTGACAAAGATATTACCTCTGACAACTTGCAGGCTGTGTTGAGCGCTGCTAATGCTACTGTCGATGGCGTCTGGATTCATACTTTCGCCGAGGCTTTGAAGAGTCAAGATATCAAGGAAAATCTTTTCAAGATGTCTGCTAACGTTGCTCCATCTTCTGGTTCTGCTccagctgctgctgccggCGGTgatgcttctgctgctgctgctgaagaggaaaaggaggaggaaaaagaagaggaagagtCCGATGAGGACATGGGTATGGGCTTATTCGATTAGGCGTAGAGATATTGGACCTCATCTATATGTGTCTTATAGTTTATAGGATACCTTAATAAGAGATAGCGttatcaagaaaagaaaaacgTAGACAATCTATAAAAACCGTAATTAAGTAGGAGAGCAAGTCGATTAACCGTTCAACTTTCCATCTCTCCGTTTCTTATTGCGCCTGTTGTCGACGGAGTTAAAGTCACCCGCTTCAACACTGTTAGTGTTTGAGTAGTAGTGAAAGAACTGTGTACCCTGAGAATGGGAATGAGAGTGCAGATGTGATTTGTTATGATCATCAAGGCTCAAGCTGTTTTTCTTATGACCTGCACGATCTCTATAATCTGATGAAGTTTCCTCCAAGCTTTTCGACCGACCATGATGAGCTTTTCGACTCCGTCGTAATCCGGGATTCAGTCGTGCTGTGCGGATGATCTGAATCCTGCGTCTGTGTGGAGTGGTAATGGGAGTCACATAACCTTGTACACCTGGAGTAGCATCACCCTGGGTAGAATCTGCTTTCGATGTATTTAATCTATAACTTTTATGCTTGATAAACCCgatctctttgaacaaAAGATCTCTCTCTAATTCCAATCGATCGATTTTCGATGCATTATCTTCCTTGACAAAGTTCAGCGTCATATTCAGCTGTTTAATTTTTATTAAGCACATTTTAAGCATCTTGATTACATCACCTTGATCgctcttctccttcttctcggAAAGTCTTGCAATAAGCCTACTTAATTTAGACTCAAGCGAATCCACCACACGGCTATCAGTTTTCTTGATAGGAGATTGTAAAAGAGTGACACCCGTACTACCTTTAGTGTTGGTATCTGTCATGTCATGATTAATATCTGCTGTTTCCTGCAATGTAGAAAGCTTCACAATCGAAGCTAGTAACTCATCGGAGATGCCGGAGTTCTCGGTTTGGTTATCCATCGTCTGCGCATCTTGCCTAGAACCCATTCCATTCATAGTGTGGCTTCCCTGTGCGGCTCGAGGTTTCAAAATATGTCCGCAGTCTGAGTGCATAACCCAAGCTTATATAATATAGCCTTTTCACTAGTAATATAAACTGATAGCAAGTGAAGTAACGATAAATGGGCTTTTCtttaaaaaaaaaccgGTATGTAATTTGAGATTCAGATGAAACTGCATTATGCATTAAATCTAATtctagaaaagaaaggcGTGCGTACCTTATTGCTGCACGCAATTAAACCGCTTTTGGCGCAgtcatttttttttgctatGGTCGATCGACTACATACACAGTCTAATTTGGTTCTCCGATTCTCGGAGCCAGGATAAAAGGAGAAAActcaaataggaaataGGGGGTGCGAATACACTTTGAAaggaatgaatgaattgaaaTTACATAGATGTTAAGCCTTGAGTCTTTTTGGTCTTTCAAGGCCAGCAAAGTCATACATCTGCACCTTGAAAAACTCATAGACTGGGAAGACAATGCATTGACCGGAAGCAACTCTGGCAACTCTAGGTATGATACCTTTGTAGAAGGCGCTCACACCACTTTCTTTAAACAAAGCCCGGCCAATTCTCATACCCCTAGAGAAATTGGACTCTTTGAAAATACCAGTCTCTTTTTGCAGTCTTGTCTTGATAGTATCCAAGGGGTTATTACAAAATGGACCAATGGCACCGGAAATAAAACCAATGATAGCTGTCTGATAAGTTGGAAGATGGTCCCTGTTTTGAGAATGCTGCAACTTTCCCTTCAAGTAGGTATAGGTGGTGAAGTTGGCACCCTGATTAATAGCCTGTCTACCGGCAGTAAGTGCGACACCTCTATAAAGTGTCTTaaaaccttcttctttgacgaTAGTGTAGCCTGCTTGAATGGCATTTCTGTATTTTGGAACTGCACCAGTGGTTGATGCAACAGAACCACCATGCTTTAAGGCATTATGTTGTGCCTGTAATCTGATTTTGACCACTTCCATGGGATTCACAACAGCACAAGCTTCAGTAACACCCGCCAACACACCGGAAAAAAATGTAGCAAGACCAGACACGTGACCTGAGTCTTTTTTGGGCATTAGAGACCTGTAGAACTCAAAAGACGAGAATCTGATTGCCATTTTAGGCACAATACCAAGACACACAGCACCAAGACCTTTATATAAGGCTAGGAATCCCTCATCTTTAAAGATGTTGACACCAGTTTTGACCAATCCAGGCGGTTTCACTCCAGGATAACTAGATTTCTTGTACAATTGCATTCTCACCTTAATGGTATCCAATGGATGGCAGCAGAGAGCCTCGAACAAGCCGGCACAGCCGCCGGCCAACAAGTCGAtggttctcttcttggcctGGTTTGCATTTTTATCTGTTGACGTCATGAGCAAGAGTCGGCCTgtgtatatatatacgGAAAGTCTTTCAATTAAACCTACCTACCAGATatagagaaggaaaaaagtaCAAAACCAAACCCAACATGCATGAGGGGGGAAGTCACCGCTTCTTTATAGATCCAGCTATGACCACCAATAATTCCCCAGTTCAGACAGCTTTTGAATATAGATAAGTACTTAAATTCTGCACCCCCTAGCCCGACTCCACTTCCCccacaaaaaaaaaaaaaaaaagaaaacgtAGTTAAGAGCTTAGTACTTTCAGCTGGCCAAAATCTGGGGAAAAGGAATCTGAATCAGCGGAAAAAAGATAGAGCAATATTAGCTGCTCTTGACCAAGCTGTCATGACTTGACCAGGTTTTGGGGCCTATCTCATATACCTTTGCATCATGTTAACAAGCCTGTCGACTCAGTAGGCTGATagtctttttcttatttatttatcttAATTTTCTATTATTGGGAAGCTTGAATTATATTCAATCATTAGGCTTATTATCGGAGCTGTCATATAAAAGGCCAGCTTCAACAGGGTCTCCCGGTATATTGGGAGAAAGGATAAAAGGAAATTTACGGCCCCGGAGAATTTTTAGTACGATCAACGAATATGCGATTCGCGTCTCCGAGATCtgactttttcttctatttaGGGCTCCAATCCTTATTTACAGGAGTCCGAGCGGCCATAATGGATCTAAGATTTAatggcaaagaaaaacaatTAGATTAAAAGAAAGGACCGAAATTTACGAAATCGCATTCCGACCAGCACTCCAAGCCGAGTGTCACATCAAGAAAGGAATCATACATATGAGCATCATCACGAGGGTTCCCCACCAAGGTTCCAAATGCATTGATCCACCCAAGAACTCCTGAGATGATGCTGATACGATAACAGTCTCCGTAGCAATGACACTAATAATAATTGAAGAACAGGCAGATCCCCCCTGCTGCTCCACCGAGGTAGTGGTAATGACGGAGGAGGCTTGTGACAATTCCCCGAAAGTACTTTCAGTCACAAAAGATTCCCTCGTGGAACCGATCTGGGCAGTATTTATCAAGTTGACGACATATGTAATACACTGGCCACTCTGATCACAAGAACTTGTAGTGAGAGGAATACCGGGAATAACTGTATATGTGTCTCCCCAGATTGTTGGTATAGGCAACGAAGATGTAATAGTATCACAAGGAACAATGGAGACAATTCCTGGACCTACAGTGAGGTCTTCAGTGATAATCTTAGTACATCTATTCATATGGCAGCTTTTTGTTGTGATTGTTGTAGTGTAGGCGCAATCTACAGTGACCAAAGAAGTTGCCGTGACAGTACTAACTGTGGTATTCCAGTAAACTGAATTGCCCATGGCGAAAGAGCTTAAGAGGCCAGCCAATGAAGACAAAGCGACCAATCTCATGAGTATTAATTCGGTTTTAAGAGAATCCTGCTAAAGATTGAAGAtactaaagaagaaggagagggCATCAATACATCACTTACCGTTTTAATCCTTGTTGAAAACGGGGAGCAAAATTATTTCCTCAACGGGAAATCTATCCGCCAAGATCTGAAACTTTCCAGCCGTCTCTACTAACGACTCATTTAGTCATACGCATATCCAGCCTATCTTATCTTCAACACTTCTAAGATGAAGGTATTTAGAGTAGCTTTACATATTCTCTTAAAAACAGTTCCATCATTTacaatttcaaaaaggacTCGCAGTTCATGCTTTCAAAAAGGACTCGTAGTCCATGCTTTTATTCACGAACCATATCGATGCGGGCACAAAGCTGATATATGTTTTTCCCAAATAGCTACAGATTAGTTCTTTGCCATAAGGCTCACAGAATCTAGTCAGCTTGCTTCGATGGTGAGAGAACTGgacaaaaaggaaagaaaacgTTTATGCG is a window encoding:
- the RPP1B gene encoding 60S acidic ribosomal protein P1-beta, which encodes MSETLVSYAALLLADADKDITSDNLQAVLSAANATVDGVWIHTFAEALKSQDIKENLFKMSANVAPSSGSAPAAAAGGDASAAAAEEEKEEEKEEEESDEDMGMGLFD